In Streptomyces violaceusniger Tu 4113, one DNA window encodes the following:
- a CDS encoding FAD-dependent monooxygenase, translating into MKKPEVLIVGAGIAGPALAYWLSQNGYRPTVVEHARQLRSGGSAIVVKGPAIPVADRMGILPQLRGLATRNRSLTLLDPGGRRILQLPLTSDKAPTVEVTRADLSEVLHRSAQTEAEFLFDDTVTALDQDEGGVDVTFRRSAPRRFDLIVGADGMHSTVRRLVFGPERQFASDLGLYGATVPLEPDAIEDPTEMTMLTAPNRMLVLHPSRTTPLAIFTFRAAQLAPHDRKNIALHKQTVADTYADVRWRAPELVAAFLDHPAPFFDPLTTIRMPSWSRGRVVLLGDAAAATALLGDGSSMAMAGAYALAEELAAHPGDHARAFAAYESRLRREVGPRQRRVGLLSRLMVPRTRPGLAVRNAVGRAVGRTNRIASRETANR; encoded by the coding sequence ATGAAGAAGCCCGAGGTGCTGATAGTCGGTGCCGGAATCGCAGGGCCCGCACTCGCATACTGGCTCTCCCAGAATGGATACCGGCCGACGGTCGTCGAACATGCCCGGCAGCTGCGCTCCGGTGGTAGCGCGATCGTCGTGAAGGGGCCCGCGATCCCGGTCGCCGACCGCATGGGCATCCTTCCGCAGCTCCGCGGGCTCGCCACCCGCAATCGGTCACTGACCCTGCTCGACCCCGGCGGCAGGCGGATCCTGCAACTCCCGCTCACCTCGGACAAGGCTCCGACGGTCGAGGTGACCCGAGCCGACCTGTCCGAGGTGCTCCACCGGTCGGCGCAGACCGAGGCCGAGTTCTTGTTCGACGACACGGTCACCGCTCTCGACCAGGATGAAGGCGGGGTGGACGTCACCTTCCGGCGGTCCGCGCCACGGCGCTTCGACTTGATAGTCGGTGCCGACGGGATGCACTCCACCGTACGGCGCCTGGTATTCGGACCCGAGCGGCAGTTCGCGAGCGACCTGGGCCTGTACGGCGCGACCGTCCCGTTGGAACCCGACGCCATCGAGGACCCGACCGAGATGACGATGCTGACCGCGCCGAACCGGATGCTGGTCCTCCACCCCTCGCGGACCACTCCGCTCGCGATCTTCACCTTCCGGGCCGCACAGCTAGCGCCCCACGACCGCAAGAACATCGCCCTTCACAAGCAGACCGTGGCCGACACCTACGCCGACGTGCGGTGGCGGGCACCGGAACTCGTGGCGGCGTTCCTCGACCACCCGGCTCCGTTCTTCGACCCCCTGACCACCATCCGGATGCCCTCGTGGTCCCGCGGACGGGTCGTACTGCTCGGGGACGCGGCGGCGGCGACAGCCCTGCTGGGCGACGGGTCCAGCATGGCGATGGCGGGCGCGTACGCCCTCGCAGAGGAGCTCGCCGCCCATCCCGGTGATCACGCCCGCGCCTTCGCCGCCTACGAGTCGCGGCTCCGCCGTGAGGTAGGCCCGCGGCAGCGACGCGTCGGTCTGCTCTCCAGGCTCATGGTGCCCCGCACCCGGCCGGGCCTCGCGGTGCGCAACGCCGTGGGCCGCGCGGTCGGTCGCACGAACCGGATCGCCTCTCGCGAAACCGCGAACCGGTAG
- a CDS encoding transposase, translating to MPAPRKYPLELRDRAVRMYRAAEPKPVIRRMAEELGVHHEALRNWIRQAEADAGERGDILTTAEREELAALRKENAQLKRANEVLRTASAFFAAQLDPTRPR from the coding sequence ATGCCTGCCCCGAGGAAATACCCGCTGGAGTTGCGTGACCGCGCGGTCCGCATGTATCGCGCCGCCGAGCCGAAGCCCGTCATCCGCCGTATGGCAGAGGAACTCGGGGTGCATCACGAGGCTCTGCGCAACTGGATCCGTCAGGCCGAGGCTGATGCCGGTGAGCGAGGCGACATTCTCACCACCGCCGAGCGTGAGGAGCTGGCTGCTCTGCGGAAGGAGAATGCCCAGCTCAAGCGGGCGAACGAGGTCCTGCGGACGGCCTCAGCTTTTTTCGCGGCCCAGCTCGACCCGACCCGGCCCAGGTGA
- a CDS encoding ArsR/SmtB family transcription factor: MAGMNLVGPEADALDLGAVFRALADEHRRSVMTELAADRSDSERGCNSFNLPISKQTQTHHFRVLREAGLIDEIDYGNRKGIRLRRADIEKRFPGLLTLLGAESPGGTAPR, from the coding sequence GTGGCCGGGATGAACCTGGTCGGCCCAGAGGCCGATGCGCTCGATCTGGGTGCGGTATTTCGCGCCCTCGCCGACGAGCACCGTCGTTCGGTGATGACGGAGTTGGCCGCCGACCGCAGCGACAGCGAGCGGGGCTGCAACTCGTTCAATCTTCCGATCTCGAAGCAGACGCAGACCCACCACTTCCGGGTCCTGCGCGAGGCAGGTCTCATTGACGAGATCGACTACGGCAACCGCAAGGGCATCCGACTACGACGCGCGGACATCGAGAAGAGATTCCCCGGGCTGCTCACGCTCCTGGGCGCAGAGTCCCCGGGCGGTACTGCTCCTCGCTGA